The Thioalkalivibrio nitratireducens DSM 14787 DNA segment AGGCCGACTTCGGCTGGCCGAGGCACCTCGTGCTGGGTGTACTGCGCGAGCTGCATCTGGGCGTCGAGCAGTTCGCGATTCGCCTCCGCGACATCACGTTCCAGTCCGATGCCGCGTGCTACGTAGATCGCCAGCACGACCACGAAGAACAGCATGAACCCCAGCCACGCCAGGCGCTCGGTGAACTTCAATCCCTCGGTCGAGGCCTGTTCCTCCGCCATCACTTCCTCCTGCTTGCGCTCACTCATCGGCGAGTTGCATCAGTAACTGGGCCGCGTCGGCTGCGGCCTGGGTGCGTGGGTAATACTGCACGACATATTCCGCGCGCGCCCGGGCCAGCGGCCGGTCGCCCCGCCGGTGTTCCCGGCGTGCCAGCGCGAACTCCGCGTCCGCGATCCCCTCGCGCAGGCGCACCAGGCGCGGCGCCAGGTTTTCCACGTACTCGGACAGCGGGCGTTCCCGCAGGTACACCGTGATCTCGCGGAACAGTCGCCGACCCTCCCCGATCCGAGCCTCGGGCTCGGTCACCGACGGCCGGGACCAAGCCCCAAAGCCCGCGAGCGCGTGCAGGTAGGCGGCATAGTCGGCATCCGGGTGCTCGGGGTGACGTTCCAGGAAGCCGGCCGATACCCGCCGCGCCCGCGTGAAGTCGCCGCCCTGCAGACAGGTCTGCCCGACCTCCAGCAGTCGGCGCGGGGCGTCCGTCGCACCCGCCTCCCAGAGGTCGTAGGCACCACGGCAGTCGCCCGCGCGCAGCGCCTGCTCCAGGCCGTCCGCGGGAACGGAGGGCCGGGGCTCCCCGGGCAGCGTGGCGCACCCGACCAGCCAGAGCAATGGCGCGAGGAGCAGGAGGCGAAGCGGTATGGCGGGCATCGAGGCTTTCGGCAGCATAAGGCACAGTCGCGCATGATACCGCGGATCCGCCAGCCCTTCAGCGCCACCGCTCGGGCGGCCGGGATGCAACGGAACCTCGGGCACCCCCGGAACGACTCGACCCCCTGGTCGGGCCTCGACGATGGCAGGCCACCGGTACTGTCGGCACGCGTGCAGCCCCGTCGGGAATGCTGCCCGGCACGGACCCGGGCCGCGCAGCCGTCCCTGCCGGCTACCGTCACCAGGCGGCGGATTCGCCGAGCGTGATCCGGTGGCTGCCGTCGGGCTGTGGCCGGGCGGCGGTGTTCAGCGCGCCCGACAGCGCCGGCGTGGCATCCGCAGCCGCCCGCAGCACGAGATCGACCCGGTAGCCGCCGTCCGGCCGCCAGCCGGCGGCACCGGCTATATCGAGTGGCGATTCCGGGGCCGATTCGATCTCGGCCAGCAGCATCCCGTCCCGCAGTCCCAGCACGGCCCGGTACTCCCCGAGCGGGATCGGCCGGGGCAGCCCGGCCGCGGCACCCCCCCAGGACAGCGCGCCCTGGGCCTCCTGAAAGCCGGTGTCGAAATGCCACGCGATGGCCGGCAGGTCCACACCGATCTGGCCATTGAGCAGCAGCGGCAGGTCGAACCATTCCTGCAGCCGCTGCGCGCCCAGCGTCCCACGCACGCCCTGCGCCTGCAGTTCGCCGGGCCTCAGGCGCAGCCGTCCGGTGACCTGGTCGCGGCCGCCTTCCCAATCCACCGCGAGTCCCAGGCGGCCGGTCAGCAGCGCAGCGGGCTGCCAGCGCCACGCGAGCGCGCCGGCATCGCGGCCATCGACCCGAATTCCGTCAGCCCGCCCGCGCCAGGTAGACCCCGAGACCGTCGCGACCTCCAGCGCGAAAGGCAGATCCAGCCGTGGCTCGGCCACGCGCCAGACGACGCCGGCGGGGGCGGTCCCGGCCAGCGCCACCAGGTAGGCGACGAGCACCACCGCCGCGGCGCCGAGCAGGCGCTTCACGCGCCCCCGCCTCATGAGCGCCCGGTCATCGGTTCGACGCGCAGCTGGACGTTCACCCGTCCGGGTTCCGGCCCAGGATCGATGCCGAGGCTGATCACCTGAAGTCCGTGTCCGGACTCCAGCGTGGCCAGCCAGCGTATCAGTGCGGGATAGGCGGCCCCTTCCAGTTCGGCCTCGACACCCGATTCCAGCGGGCGAACGCGGCGCAGCGCAGCGCCGAGCCCTGCCGAGCGCGCGGAGACGTCGACGATCCCGAGCGGCGAGCCTCCGGGGCGCGTCGGAACCGGTCCTGCGGTTTGCGCCCGCGCGCGCACGGCCGGCGCCTGGGCCTGCATCCATGCGTGCTCGTCCACCAGCTGCTGCAGCCGGTCGGCGAGGAGTTCCCGGCGTTCCAGGGCGGGTTCGAGCACGAACAGGAAGGCGCCGGCGAGCAGCCCGACCAGCGCTGCGAGCAGTACGATGCGCCGTTCACGATCGGCCAGCCCGTCCCACCAGGCCTTCACGATCCGCCGCCTCCGATCTGAAGCCGCGCCCGTACGCCCTCCTCGCCGGACTCGGCCGCGAGGATGCGCACACCGGTGCCAAGCCCTTCGCGCAGCCGGTTGCGCAGTTCGTCCAGCGCGGCGATGCTGGCCAGATCCAGCTCGAGTTCCAGCCGGTCCGCGTCGGCGCGCAGCTGGCGCATCTCCCCGCCAGCCGCGACCAGGATCGGTGCCGCCGCCGCCAGCCGTTCCGCGACTGGGCCGGAACCTGCGGGGGCCGCCGCGCCGGCTTCGAGCGCCTGGCGGAACTGCGCCGGTGGATCGACCATCCGCGTGCCCGGCAGCGTCTCCTCGAACAGCTCGGCGATCGCCTGATCGATGCGCCGGGCCTCGTTCTCGAGTTGGTAGACCTCGACCCACAGCGACGCCGTCCACAATACGGCCAGGGCCGCCGCGATCCCGGCCGGAACCCGCCACTGCGCCCACAGCGCGCGGCGGGCCCCGCCCGGCGCGTAGCGTTCGGTGAGGAGGTTCGCCGGCGGCCGGCGGCGCAGCGCCGGCGCGACCAGGCCGAGCAGGTCTCCATCCCAGTGGTGGAACCGTACTTCGGTGCGTTCGTGCACGGTTGCGGGCAATCGATCCGCGGGTCCGAACCATTCGATTCCCGCCTGCGCGGCAGGCTCGTCCAGCCAGCGGTTCAGCCACCACGGCAGCAGATCGCCGGACACTGCGAGGCGCTCGCCGCTGCCGGCGTCGGCGAGCAGGCAGCGCTCGTCCTGGCACCAGATGCGCAGCCGGCCTTCGGCCGCCTCGGGAAGCAGCAGGGTGTCGGGCAGCAGCGCGTGGGCGCTGACACCGGCCTCGCGCAGGGTGCCCAGCCAGGCCTCGAGATCCCGGTGTGCCGCGACCGCTGCCAGCAGCCGGCCGTCCGGGCGGCGCGGCCCGGCGACGATATGCAATGCCTCGAGATCCTCGCTCAGGCGTTCTTCGAGTGCGAATGGCAACGCCTGCAGTTGCGCGGCCCGGGCGCGCGCGGGTATCGCCACCAGGTGCAGCAGCACGCGCTCGCCGGGAACCAGCGCCAGCACACGGTCGGCGCTGCCCACCCGTGTCCGGATCTCCGGCAGGACCGACCGGCCCCGCGCCACGATCGCGCCGGCGCCGTTCACCCGTGCCCACGCCAGTGCGGGCGGCGGACCGCCCGCGTCCGGCTCGGGCAGGCTGAGGACGAACCAGTTCATCGGCGCGTCGCGGTTCCGGTCGGGCCTCGGAAGGGTGCGGGTCGGATCACGGGACTAGTTCTCGCAGCTGGTGAACTCGCGGACCACGGTGAGCCCGTTCGGGGCATCGAGGACCGCGCAATGGAAGAAATCGTTCCTGGGCAGCCGGGCGACCAGGGCCAGCCTGAAATAGCGCAGCTCGCCCGCCTCGTCCGGCTGAGCCGCAACGGCGTCGCGGACCGGATCCGGAGCGCCGTCCAGATCGATCAGGTTATCGGTTCCGGGACGCGCGGTCACGTAGGGTGCGACTGCCTCCCAGATCTCGGGTGTGATGCCCTGCACCCGGTTCAGCTCCGACGCCAGCAGAAACGGGCGGTTTCCGCTGCGCTCGGGCGGTGTCCGCAGCCGGTAAACGGGGTCGTCGGTCTCCGGATCCATCCAGTCGCGTACCGCGGCGGCAAACTGCTGCGCCTGCCAGGCCGCGATACCGGCCTCGGCGCCGGCCTGCGTGACCAGTGCAGCGAACTCGGCCAGCGGCGGATCGTCCGCGCGCGCAAGGCTGTTCAGATTGAACCGGCAGTGCAGGTTCTCCAGCCGGGCCACCAATGGGATCCCGTCCACCTCCAGCGGCAGCGCGGGCGACACGCACTCGTCCCAGGGCAGGTCGCCGAGATCCGGCACCTGTTCCAGCATCCGCAGCGTCATGACCTCGGCGCCGAGCAGCAGCGCTCGCGCGTGATCCTGTTCAAACAGCAGGCCGGAGCGCTCGATCTGCGTGTGATCGCGCACGCTCATGCCGATCGCGGCGGTCACCGCGATCGCGACGACCAGCAGCGCGGTGATCAATGCCACGCCCTGTTGCGCCTGTTTCATGATCCGTCCGGAAGGCTCAGGTGTCGCTCGATGCGGCCCAGTCCGGGAACGTCCAGCACGACCTCGACCAGCGCCGGCAGCGCCGCGGGGTTCTCGATCGCGCGCAGCGGCGGCCAGGCATCGAGCACTTCCTCGCCGCGCGGACCCGATACCACGAAACGCAGTTCGAGCCCTGGCGCTTCGCGCACGCCGTCGCGATCCTGCGTGGCCAGGAATATCCGCGCCAAGGGTTCCTGGTCGTCGCCGGGATCCACGACCTCCCAGATGCGCCGCTCGAGCCCCTCCTCGGTGGCCCGCCAGGCGACCCGCCGCAGCCGCCGCGTGCCGCCGTTGCCGGTGCGTACCAGCTCGAGTTCCGGATCGGTGGCGAGCGGGCTGTAGCGCAATGGCGCCTGCCGGTCGCCGAAGCGGTCGCGTAGGTCGATCGCCGCGACCTGGCGCAGGTCGCGCTCCAGCACCGCCAGCGTGATCTGGAGTTCGGCCAGCATTCCGCCACGCAGCCGGGTCTGCGCGTCGCTGGTCAGCACCGCTTGCAGGCCACCGTACGCGACCGCGCTGACCACCGCGAACACCGCCACCGCGATCAGCAGTTCCAGCAGCGTGAAGCCGCGTGCGCGACGCCGGTTCATGGCAACAGATACCCGAGCACCCGGGCGCGCACGTCGGTCGCCGGCCCCGACGCGGGCCAGACCGTGACCTCCACGCGCAGCACCGGCGGCAGTTCCAGTGCCGCATCGGGCTGTTCCTCGCGGATCTCCACGTGGTACTCCCAGTCCTGGTCGGCCTGGCGCACGCTGCCTTCGCTCGTGCCGGCGCGCGCCGGAAGCAGCCCGGCCTCGTAGCGTGCCAGCAGGTTCTGCGCGGCCCAGTGGGCGAGCGTCCGTTCCTGCAGGTAATACGTGTTGCGCGCGTGCTCCGATCCGGCCTTCACCAGCGCGCCCAGCGCCACCGCCAGGATCGCCAGCGCGACCAGCACCTCGAGCAGCGTGAACCCGTGCATCGCGCGCCGCCGGGAGGGTGAGCGTGCGGCCGGCATCAGCGCAGCGTTTCCCATTCCAGCCGGCCGTCGGGCAGACCCGTGACGCGAAGCACCGCTCCGCCCTGTACGGGCCGAAGCTCCAGCTCGAACGCCGTGAGCTCGCCGGCGCCGTTGAACAGCACCTGCGGCCGGTCGGCGCGGTCGTCTAGCGGGATCCTGCGCCCGTCCTGGCGCAGCCTCAGCTCCAGCCCCAGGCGCTCGAGCGAGCGCGGGCCCAGCGGCGCCCGCTCGACCTCCACCCAGGTCACCCGGTCGTCGTCCAGGAACACGCGTTCGAGGAAGGCATAGCCGTCGCGCGAGAAGCCCAGCGCGCGTTCCTGGCCGGTCAGTAGCGCTTCATCGCGGGCGAGTCCGGCCAGCTCCACCAGCCGCCGCGCTTCGTGTTCCATCACCCGGGACGGCCCGCCGCCGACCGCCAGCACCGCGAGCCCGGCCACCAGGCCGAGGATCAGCAGCACCACCAGCAGCTCGAACAAGGTGAATCCGCGTGCTGGTGCCGCCATCGCCGGGTGCCGGTCGCGCCGCCTCAGAACTCGTCGAGGTTCCAGTTACCGATCTCGGCGTTGATCCCGCTGCCGCCGCGGCGGCCGTCGGCACCGAAACTGAAGACGTCGAACTCGCCCCGGGTGCCGGGATTCAGGTACTGGTAGTCGTTGCCCCAGGGATCCTTGGGCAGCCGGTCCATATAGCCGCCCGAGCGGTAATTGCGCGGTTCCGGGCCCGAGCTTGGCCGCTCGACCAGCGCCTGGAGCCCCTGCGTGGTGGTCGGGTACGCGAAGTTGTCCAGCCGGTACAGGTTCAGGGCCGACTCCATCGCCCGGATGTCGCTCTTGACCTTGGTGATGCGCGCGTCGTCGGGACGATCCATCACTCGCGGCACCACGATCGCGGCCAGGATCCCGAGGATCACGACCACCACCATGATTTCGATCAGCGTGAAGCCGCCACTGCGGGCGCGGGGCGTGGAAAGCGTCGGGTTTCGGGGCATGACTAGTTCACCAGTTGGTTCAGTTCGAAAATCGGCAGCAGGATCGCCAGCACGATGGTCAGCACCACCGCGCCCATGGTCACGATCAGCAGCGGCTCGAATAATGCCACCACCATGCCGATCCGTGTCTCCAGCTCGCGCTCCTGGGTCTCGGCGGCGCGTTCCAGCATCTCGTTCAGCCGGCCGCTGGACTCGCCGCTCTTGATCAGGTGCACGGTCATGGGCGGGAAGTAGCCGCTGTGTTCCAGCGCGCGGCCGATCCCGCTGCCTTCGCGGATGCGCTGGGATGCCGCGATCACCGCCGAACGCATCGGCAGGTTGCCGATCACTTCCGCACCGGTACGCAGCGCATCCAGCAATGGGACACCGCTGGTGGCCAGAATGCTCATCGTGCGTGCGAACCGGGCCGTATTCACGCCGCGCACCAGCCGACCGATCAGCGGCAGCCGCAGCAGCAGCCGGTGATACCGCTCGCGCCAATGTTCCCTGCGCAGCAGCCGTCGGAACGCGACGAACCCTGCCACCAGCACCGTCAGCACCCAGAACCCGTAGTCGCGCAGCGCGTCGCTGGCCGCGATCAGTGCCCGAGTCAGCCAGGGCAAATCCTGCCCGATCCCGGCGAACACCTGTACCACCTCGGGCACCACGAACGCGAGCAGCGCCACGGTCACGCCGATCGCGACCAGTGTCAGGATCAGTGGGTAGAACAGGGCCATCGACACCTTCTGGCGCAGTGCGTTGCGGCTCTCGGTGTAGTCGGCCAGCCGCTCCAGTACCAGGTCCAGGTGCCCGGACTGCTCGCCCGCGGCCACCGTGGTCCGGTACAGATCGGGAAACACGCGCGGGAAGGCCGCCATCGCCGGGGCCAAGGCATGCCCCTCCATCACCCGCGTGCGCACCGCCGTCAACACGTTGCGGATCCGTGCCTTCTCGGTCTGGCGGGCGACCGTGCCCAGAATCTCCTCGACCGGCAGCCCGGCTCGGGCCAGCGTCGCCATCTGGCGTGTCGCCAGCGCCAGATCCAGCGCGCTGATGCCGCGCCCGCCGCCCCCCAGGCCGCCCGCGCCGCCGCGCCGTTCCGAGACCTCCTCGACCTGGAGCGGGGTCGAGTCCCTCCTGGCGCAGCCGCGCGCGCACCGCCCGGGCGGTGTCCCCTTCGGCGACCCCCTTGCGCTTGCGCCCGCCGGTGTCCAGCGCCTGGTATTCAAATGCCGGCATCGTCCGTTACCATCGCCAGTTCATAAGCGCGTCTCCCGCCAGGCGGGCGAGGAGAGAAAGCCGCTCCCCCGCTCGCGGGCGAGGGGTTGGGGAGGGGGAAAAAGTGCATGGCCCCGGCAGATGCAGTGCCGCATCCACGCTCAGTCCTCGCGCGTGACGCGCACCACTTCCTCGACCGAGGTGGTGCCGTCCAGGATCCGGCGCACGCCGTCGCTGCGGATGCCTGGCGTGCTGCGGCGCGCGTGGTCGGTCATCGCGCGTTCGCCCGCGCCGTCGTGGATCATCTGGCGCAGCGTGTCGTCCACCTCGATCAATTCGTAGATCCCGGTCCGGCCCCGGTAGCCGAGGCCGTTGCAGTCGGGACAGCCTCGCGCATGGTAGATCGTCGGTGGGCGCCCCGGATCCTGCCCGAGCAGCTCGCACTCCGCGCGCGTTGCCGCCGCCGGCTCGCGGCAGCTGGTGCACAACACGCGCACCAGCCGCTGCGCGAGGATGCCGTTCAGCGTGGATGCGAGCAGGAAGGGCTCGACGCCCATGTCGCGCAGCCGAGTGATCGCACCCACCGCGGAATTGGTGTGCAGCGTCGAGAAGACCAGGTGCCCGGTCAGGCTCGCCTGCACCGCGATCTGCACCGTCTCCAGGTCGCGGATCTCGCCGACCATCACCACGTCCGGATCCTGGCGCAGGATCGCGCGCAGGCCGCGGGCGAAGGTCATGTCGACCCGGGTGTTGATCTGCGTCTGGCCGATGCCGTCGAGGTAGTACTCGATCGGATCCTCGACCGTCAGAATGTTCCGACTGCGGTCGTTCAGGCGCATCAGTGCCGCGTAGAGCGTCGTCGTCTTGCCGGAGCCGGTGGGCCCGGTGACCAGCACGATGCCGTGTGGCCGGCCGATGACCCGTTCCATCGCATCGTACTGCTCCTGCGACATCCCCAGGTGGCGCAGTTCGAGCCGCCCGGCCTGCTTGTCCAGCAGGCGCATCACCACGCGCTCGCCGTGCCCCGAGGGCAGCGTCGACACGCGCACGTCGACCGGCCGCCCGGCGACGCGCAGCGAAATTCGCCCGTCCTGCGGCAGGCGCTTCTCGGCGATGTCGAGCCGCGCCATCACCTTGACCCGGGACACGATCAGCGGGGCCAGTCCGACCGGAGGGTTCAGCACCTCGCGCAATACGCCATCGACCCGCAGGCGCACCGACAGACGCGACTCGAACGGTTCGATGTGGATGTCCGACGCGTTCTCGCGCACCGCCTCGGTCAATAGCGCGTTGATCAGCCGGATGATCGGCGCGTCGTCCTCGGCCTCGAGCAGATCCTCCGGCTCGGCCAGCGATTCCGCGACACTGAGCAGGTCGCCTTCGTCGCCCAGCCCCTCCACCAGGTTCATCGCCTCGCCGCTCGAGCGTTCGTGCTGCTCGCGCAGCTTGCGGTCGAATTCCTCGGTGCTCAGCGTCGCCAGCTGCAGCCGCTCGGCGCTGCGCCTGCGGATCTCCAGCACCGCCATCGGATCGGCGTCCGCGCGCAAGTACACGATGCGCTGGCCGTCGACGGCCGGTCCGGGCAGCACGCCGGAACGGCGCGAGAACCCGTAGCCGGGGCTCAGGGGCTCGTGCGCGCCGCCAGCCGCGGCCCGGTCCCCCGCGGCGCTCATCGCCCCAGGCTCCGGCAGGCCGCTCACGGTCGATCTGCGGCCGGTCCGGGGTCGGCTCCGCGATGGACCTCGGAAAACGGCGGCGGCAGGTAGGTGAGCTGCTCCCAGTCGGCCATGACCGGGGTATCGCCGGCGAAGGCCCGGCCGCCGCGCTGCGCCTCGCGCAACTGCTGCTGGCGGATGAAGCTGTATTTCTCGCTGGTCAGTTCCGCCCCGGCCATGCCGGTGCGCACGATGCGCGGATACAGGAACACCATCAGGTTGCGCTTCTCGGTGTTGTCGCTGTCGTAGCGGAACAGGCGCCCCAGCCCCGGAATGTCGCCGAGCCCGGGAATCTGGTCGCGGGTTTCGACCCGGCTCTCCGAGATCAGGCCTCCGAGCACCAGCATTTCGCCGTCGTCGACCATCACGTGGGTGCGCAGCGTACGGGTATTGGTGACCAGATCGGCGGCATCGCCTTTCGGCGCGATCTGCGAGACCTCCTGCTCGATCTCGAGGCGGATCGCGTCGCCTTCGTTGATCTGCGGGCGCACGCGCAGCTTCACGCCGATGTCCTCGCGGCGGATGGTATCGAAGGCCTGCCCGGAGTCCTCCAGCGAGCGCCCGACCACGAACGGCACGTTCTGGCCGACCACGATCTCGGCCTCCTCGTTGTCCAGCGTCAGCAGGCTGGGCGTGGACAGGATGTTGCTCGCGGTATCCCCCTGCAGCGCGCTGATCAGCACCGCGATCTGGGTGCTGCCGATACTGCCGATGCCGCCGAGCGAGAGGCCGTCGCCCGGATTCGGGGGGCTGGCCACCGACCCTCCGAGCCAGGCTTCGATGCCGGCACCGAGCTGCAGCAGCCCGCGCCCCTGCCGGTCGAAGTTGATCAGGCCGACTCCCGAGCTGGGCGAGCCGGCAGCCCACTGCACGCCGAGTTCCCGTGCGCGTTCCGACGAGACCTCCGCGATCACTGCCTCCACCAGCACCTGCGCGCGGCGGATGTCGAGTTTCTCGATCACGTCCGCGTAGTCGCGGGTGTGTTCGGGGGCACCGAAGATCACCACGGCGTTCGTGCTCTGGTGGGCCTGGATGCGCACCGCACCCTCGCGCTGCCCGCGTGGATCGCCCCCGGTCTCTGCCGTCTGGCGCGACTCGGCGATGCCGCGCAGCACCTCGACCACGTCCTCGGCCTGCGCATAGCGCAGGTAGTGGACCTGAGTGTTGCCGGCCGCCACCGGGCTGTCCAGCTGCGACACCAGCGCGCGCAGCCGCAGGCGGCGTTCGGGATCGCCGGCCAGGATGATCGCATTGGCGCGCTCGTCGGCGAGCACACGCAGCCGCGCCCGGGGCATCTGCCCGTCGGCGCCCGCGCCGGTCTCGAGTTCGCGCAACTGTTCGGCCAGCCGGCGCGCATTCGCGTGGCGTAGTTCGATCACCTCAAAGCCCTCGACCGCCGGCTGGTCGATGCGTGCGACCAGTTCCCGGATCCGGCGCACGTTCCCGGCCGTGTCGGAGACCAGCAGCGCGTTGGTCTCGGTGGCCGCCGCCAGGTGGCCTCCCTGCGGCACCAGCGGGCGCAGGATCGGGACCAGCTGCGCCGCACTGACGTGCTCGGTCTGGATCACGTGGGTCACGATCTCGTCTTCGCGCAGGCGCTCGTGCGCGAACAGGTTCGGTACGTCGCCCTGCTTGGCCTGTACGTCGGGCACGATCTTGGTCGCGGCCTCGCTCGGTACCGCCGCGAAGCCGTAGACCTTCAGCACGCCCAGGAACAGGTCGTAGAGCTCAGAGCGGGCGACCGGGCGGCCGGAAACTACCGAAACGCGCCCACGCACCCTGGGGTCGACGATGAAGTTGGTGCCCGTCTCCTCGGCGACGAGGTCGATCA contains these protein-coding regions:
- the bamD gene encoding outer membrane protein assembly factor BamD gives rise to the protein MPAIPLRLLLLAPLLWLVGCATLPGEPRPSVPADGLEQALRAGDCRGAYDLWEAGATDAPRRLLEVGQTCLQGGDFTRARRVSAGFLERHPEHPDADYAAYLHALAGFGAWSRPSVTEPEARIGEGRRLFREITVYLRERPLSEYVENLAPRLVRLREGIADAEFALARREHRRGDRPLARARAEYVVQYYPRTQAAADAAQLLMQLADE
- a CDS encoding type II secretion system protein N; amino-acid sequence: MKRLLGAAAVVLVAYLVALAGTAPAGVVWRVAEPRLDLPFALEVATVSGSTWRGRADGIRVDGRDAGALAWRWQPAALLTGRLGLAVDWEGGRDQVTGRLRLRPGELQAQGVRGTLGAQRLQEWFDLPLLLNGQIGVDLPAIAWHFDTGFQEAQGALSWGGAAAGLPRPIPLGEYRAVLGLRDGMLLAEIESAPESPLDIAGAAGWRPDGGYRVDLVLRAAADATPALSGALNTAARPQPDGSHRITLGESAAW
- the gspM gene encoding type II secretion system protein GspM, translating into MKAWWDGLADRERRIVLLAALVGLLAGAFLFVLEPALERRELLADRLQQLVDEHAWMQAQAPAVRARAQTAGPVPTRPGGSPLGIVDVSARSAGLGAALRRVRPLESGVEAELEGAAYPALIRWLATLESGHGLQVISLGIDPGPEPGRVNVQLRVEPMTGRS
- the gspL gene encoding type II secretion system protein GspL → MNWFVLSLPEPDAGGPPPALAWARVNGAGAIVARGRSVLPEIRTRVGSADRVLALVPGERVLLHLVAIPARARAAQLQALPFALEERLSEDLEALHIVAGPRRPDGRLLAAVAAHRDLEAWLGTLREAGVSAHALLPDTLLLPEAAEGRLRIWCQDERCLLADAGSGERLAVSGDLLPWWLNRWLDEPAAQAGIEWFGPADRLPATVHERTEVRFHHWDGDLLGLVAPALRRRPPANLLTERYAPGGARRALWAQWRVPAGIAAALAVLWTASLWVEVYQLENEARRIDQAIAELFEETLPGTRMVDPPAQFRQALEAGAAAPAGSGPVAERLAAAAPILVAAGGEMRQLRADADRLELELDLASIAALDELRNRLREGLGTGVRILAAESGEEGVRARLQIGGGGS
- a CDS encoding general secretion pathway protein GspK, producing MKQAQQGVALITALLVVAIAVTAAIGMSVRDHTQIERSGLLFEQDHARALLLGAEVMTLRMLEQVPDLGDLPWDECVSPALPLEVDGIPLVARLENLHCRFNLNSLARADDPPLAEFAALVTQAGAEAGIAAWQAQQFAAAVRDWMDPETDDPVYRLRTPPERSGNRPFLLASELNRVQGITPEIWEAVAPYVTARPGTDNLIDLDGAPDPVRDAVAAQPDEAGELRYFRLALVARLPRNDFFHCAVLDAPNGLTVVREFTSCEN
- the gspJ gene encoding type II secretion system minor pseudopilin GspJ; the protein is MNRRRARGFTLLELLIAVAVFAVVSAVAYGGLQAVLTSDAQTRLRGGMLAELQITLAVLERDLRQVAAIDLRDRFGDRQAPLRYSPLATDPELELVRTGNGGTRRLRRVAWRATEEGLERRIWEVVDPGDDQEPLARIFLATQDRDGVREAPGLELRFVVSGPRGEEVLDAWPPLRAIENPAALPALVEVVLDVPGLGRIERHLSLPDGS
- the gspI gene encoding type II secretion system minor pseudopilin GspI; its protein translation is MPAARSPSRRRAMHGFTLLEVLVALAILAVALGALVKAGSEHARNTYYLQERTLAHWAAQNLLARYEAGLLPARAGTSEGSVRQADQDWEYHVEIREEQPDAALELPPVLRVEVTVWPASGPATDVRARVLGYLLP
- the gspH gene encoding type II secretion system minor pseudopilin GspH, with product MAAPARGFTLFELLVVLLILGLVAGLAVLAVGGGPSRVMEHEARRLVELAGLARDEALLTGQERALGFSRDGYAFLERVFLDDDRVTWVEVERAPLGPRSLERLGLELRLRQDGRRIPLDDRADRPQVLFNGAGELTAFELELRPVQGGAVLRVTGLPDGRLEWETLR
- the gspG gene encoding type II secretion system major pseudopilin GspG, whose product is MPRNPTLSTPRARSGGFTLIEIMVVVVILGILAAIVVPRVMDRPDDARITKVKSDIRAMESALNLYRLDNFAYPTTTQGLQALVERPSSGPEPRNYRSGGYMDRLPKDPWGNDYQYLNPGTRGEFDVFSFGADGRRGGSGINAEIGNWNLDEF
- the gspE gene encoding type II secretion system ATPase GspE, whose protein sequence is MSAAGDRAAAGGAHEPLSPGYGFSRRSGVLPGPAVDGQRIVYLRADADPMAVLEIRRRSAERLQLATLSTEEFDRKLREQHERSSGEAMNLVEGLGDEGDLLSVAESLAEPEDLLEAEDDAPIIRLINALLTEAVRENASDIHIEPFESRLSVRLRVDGVLREVLNPPVGLAPLIVSRVKVMARLDIAEKRLPQDGRISLRVAGRPVDVRVSTLPSGHGERVVMRLLDKQAGRLELRHLGMSQEQYDAMERVIGRPHGIVLVTGPTGSGKTTTLYAALMRLNDRSRNILTVEDPIEYYLDGIGQTQINTRVDMTFARGLRAILRQDPDVVMVGEIRDLETVQIAVQASLTGHLVFSTLHTNSAVGAITRLRDMGVEPFLLASTLNGILAQRLVRVLCTSCREPAAATRAECELLGQDPGRPPTIYHARGCPDCNGLGYRGRTGIYELIEVDDTLRQMIHDGAGERAMTDHARRSTPGIRSDGVRRILDGTTSVEEVVRVTRED
- the gspD gene encoding type II secretion system secretin GspD, translated to MLYRFLSLLLLVALGGSATGLAQADTLTLNLRDAEIQTLIDLVAEETGTNFIVDPRVRGRVSVVSGRPVARSELYDLFLGVLKVYGFAAVPSEAATKIVPDVQAKQGDVPNLFAHERLREDEIVTHVIQTEHVSAAQLVPILRPLVPQGGHLAAATETNALLVSDTAGNVRRIRELVARIDQPAVEGFEVIELRHANARRLAEQLRELETGAGADGQMPRARLRVLADERANAIILAGDPERRLRLRALVSQLDSPVAAGNTQVHYLRYAQAEDVVEVLRGIAESRQTAETGGDPRGQREGAVRIQAHQSTNAVVIFGAPEHTRDYADVIEKLDIRRAQVLVEAVIAEVSSERARELGVQWAAGSPSSGVGLINFDRQGRGLLQLGAGIEAWLGGSVASPPNPGDGLSLGGIGSIGSTQIAVLISALQGDTASNILSTPSLLTLDNEEAEIVVGQNVPFVVGRSLEDSGQAFDTIRREDIGVKLRVRPQINEGDAIRLEIEQEVSQIAPKGDAADLVTNTRTLRTHVMVDDGEMLVLGGLISESRVETRDQIPGLGDIPGLGRLFRYDSDNTEKRNLMVFLYPRIVRTGMAGAELTSEKYSFIRQQQLREAQRGGRAFAGDTPVMADWEQLTYLPPPFSEVHRGADPGPAADRP